In uncultured Fibrobacter sp., a single genomic region encodes these proteins:
- a CDS encoding aminotransferase class V-fold PLP-dependent enzyme encodes LVGTALNKASALAFKLDGYSDEEVGKRLDAYGVAVRTGHHCAQPVLRHFGYESTVRPTLALYNSPDDIDALVRALKTFA; translated from the coding sequence ACCTTGTAGGTACGGCACTCAACAAGGCTTCTGCTCTCGCCTTCAAGCTCGACGGATATTCCGACGAAGAAGTGGGCAAGAGGCTCGACGCCTACGGTGTTGCCGTGCGTACAGGTCACCACTGCGCACAGCCGGTGCTCAGGCATTTCGGTTACGAAAGTACCGTTCGCCCGACGCTTGCGCTGTACAACTCTCCGGACGACATCGACGCACTCGTGAGGGCGCTGAAGACATTCGCGTGA